Genomic window (Podarcis muralis chromosome 9, rPodMur119.hap1.1, whole genome shotgun sequence):
AGTCAAATGTGTTTTGTATAGGAAACCCTTTTTTAGTCAATTCATTATTTTGAGACATTAGATGAGGCTGCCCAAAGCTGCCATTAACTCGGTATCTGTCAGCAGGAATCTTACtcatgggaggaggaagagtacCACAGTTCACACTTGACCAACCGTCTGTAGAATCTGTGTATGACTCTTGGTCACTTACACATCCATGTTGCCAATCTTTTAATACATGAACCGGCAACCATCTTTGATCGGAAATGTTCACAGAATTTTTCTTGCATGATGCAACTGAGCTTTGGGGAGGAACTAGTGGAACCTCAGTGCGAGCTGAAGGAGCTAAGAATTTACTTACATTTTGAGATTTATCATTCTGAAACATTGCTTCTAATGCAGAGTTCCCTTCTTGTTCATGACCAAATGCCCAATGGGAAATAGCCTGGCTTCTACCTACTGCACTGTCTTGTGCACTATTAAGAACATGCTTACTTGAGTTAGCTCCTAGTTCAACTACCAAAACTCTATTACTTTTCTCTTCTTGGTTAAAATTTCCAATACCACTATCACTATTACTGCTCATACTGTTATTCTGTTGCCCATCTGCATCTCCGTCAAGAAAGGCCCTTGCCCGAACTCCCTCAATCAATTCTCCCATATCCCTGTACAAAACGGAGACAAACTGAAGAACTGGGAGAGATGACACTGGAAATTCTAGGCAGCCATTAGTGTCTGGATCTGCTGTGCATTCCAATCCAAAACGTCGTGCAATGCCCTGGTGAATTTTATGGTGAAAAAGCTCTGGATCCACCATAAACACATGGCATGAGGTCCTCAAAACTGCTTCATCTTCCTGAGCCAAACTTCCATCATCAATGGTTTGCATGGTAACTAACCCAAAGAATCTTCTGTCATCAGGGCATACAGCACTAAATGCCAGCTTCTCTGCAGGATATTCTGCAATCACACCAGATTTATTACTGCAGAGTTGAATAGAGTCATGCATAATCTTCATTATAACCAATGAATGGATTTTTTGTTCTGCTCGAAGACGTCGCATACATCCACGAATAGCCTGCAAACTATCATATTCCAGATTTGAACTTGAAGATGGAAGTTCAATTGATCCTAGGTAGCCTACAACCATTGCTACATTTAAAATACTTGCATCTAATCCAAAATATTCCTGGTTTTCCACTCCAATTCTAAAAACGGAGTCATCATTCAAGGCTTTGGGCAGTTCCTCATTACAGGGAATATCTGGGTTGTTATTTTCAGGTCCTACTTCTAATTTAACAGGAGCAGTTTCATGGACCAGCATTTGCTTTCTGGTCGTCGTCTGCAGATTTCCAGCAGAAATGTTAGGATTTTCAAAGATCATGTTGAAAATTCCACCAGATTGCATTTCTTCTACAACCTTCTCTGCTCTGTTTATACCCAATCCTTTGGAATCAGGCTTTGGCTTCAGCCACCCCTTCCCATCACAAAACCCAACTTCTTCATCGCTTGAGCCAGAGTCTGCGTGGCCAACCCCTTCAGCAATGACCATGTGTAAAACCCCAGAGCATTTGCCTATTAGCTTCACCACATCTTCATGGGAGGCCTTTTTCACATTGATTTCATTTATAGCAAatattttgtctcctgctttaAGTCCCACATAATCAGCAGGACTACCTTTTAAAACGCAACTAAGAACACAGGGAGCCTGGCCAGAAAGGGTAAATCCATATCCAGCTCTTCCTCTAGCAACTTCAACACTTCTTATGCTGGGACCATGCATACGCATCCGGCGTTTCACTTTCTCTCCTGGTCTGTACATGCTGGTATTTCTTGGAAAAGAAAGTCTGTGCAATGCAGTGTTAATGTTTCCTGGGATACAGGCaaggaattttcatgtctttatCCAGTGAAGCCTATAGAGGGGAAAAATACTGTTTAAATATATCTGCTATtcccacttttgttgttgttgttcagataCGTGGTAGTAATATAAGGAGGCTGACCCAGGTACAAACTTTCCTAAGCAAAAGAAGCACCCAGCACAAACTCTACTATTTATTAGTGACACATCTAGTACTTCCCCAAGTACCTAACATCTGCCAAGTTCACTCTCAGCAAGAAGCCCATGAAACTGCTGGCTTTCTTCTGTTCATTTTGCTCCATATCTAGTCCCACAGTGTTAATTGTGACAGTTCCTAAAAGACCAGATCTTTCTATTCTGATATTCACTTTTGTTAAGGCAGATACAAAGAACTTAAAGCATGAAATATAAAACAATCCTTCCAAGAAATTGCATTGAGCCTCACTACTGAAAGCCTTAACtttaaaagtcacatttttctaGTACTGTACAGTGCTGGCTTGTTAGCGCACAGTAGAGCTTACAGGACCAGAAATACTGTACTGCAGACTCAGAATTTGCACCTTTTCACACTTCCTAATTCATccatttgctgacatttttattgtGATCATGGATCTGTTGTTCAAAGCCTCAAAATTCTAATCATCTTGTCCCCCATTTTATTCTATAACAGTGGCGGCAATCTTTCATTCTTGGAAAGAAGTTCTATTAGGCTCAATGGAACTTAATGTCAAGCAAGCATGGAGCGATTTAGTTACATTCAAACTAACGTTATGGAGGACACTTCTACTCTTTCCATGTGTACTACCTGGCTAAAGAGATGTTGGTGAAACCACGCTTGGGATGGGACAGGagtccctcccctctcttttctctgTCTCAGACTAAATCTTCAGCAATTCCTGAAGTTCCTGGGTTCAGTGTGGGTTCCGTGCAGCTCACAcagagctctgtcctccaactGAAGGTTATAGCCAGGGACTTAGGGGAATTAGCCAGGAGTCTGCTGCCTGAAACAGCTGCcttagcatgagtttgaccaaactgcgggaggtagtggaggacagaggtgcctggtgtgctctggtccatggggtcacgaagagtcggacacgactaaacgactaaacaacaacaaaacaccaccTAAAGGTAGGAGCAGCTTTGACAGCTTGGTTCCTGCCTGGGTGAACTAAGCCTTCTGGCACACCTCTTCCCCCTAGCAACTTACATGACCAATCCCCCTGATTCTCCACAGCCTGGGACCTCAGTATCTAATGGCTCACCCCTTCCCATGGGTACCTCTCTGGGGCCTGTTATCATCAGCAGAGGGCTTCTCTGCATACTCCCTCAAACTGAGATAAGGCAGTTAaaagagagagggccttctcggcactGGTTCCTtgcttgtagaatgctctccccagaaaggCTCACCTACATcctattttaataatattttggtgccaggcaagaTCATTTCTATTATAACATGCCTTCTAATCTGACCCTTTTAACTCCTCTAATATCCAATAGTAATTTTATGCAATGTTTGTTTGCTGCTggattctctgttgttgtttttttattcggATGGTTTTAATGGTGTTGTTTAGAAATGTATTTTGAaatttatggtttgtttgttttgtactaTGCTGTATGTCactcagaaatgaaatgaaaaaatggAACATGTTGGCTTGACTGTAATATGCTGCCCACTGTGACTTCTTCACATTGCTCAATGGTGGAAGTTGATCCATATCTACAACACCCTTTTTCAAAATGTGGCCAGAGAACTGCACACCATATTCTAAACATGGGTACACCAAAGATTGATACAGTGACATTGTGGTACTTCATCCCTTTCCTAACaccaacttttattttattaatggaGCTGTGTTAGGGGGGAAAGACCTCCCAATGTGGCTAATATGAAAATGTAAATACTTAACATCAAATAAAGTGCCACAATTTAAAATAGAAGTTAGAAAAATCTAAGTCCAATCAAGCAATCcctaaaaacaattaaattattttaaaacacaattaaaaacccAACAGTTATAATCCAACATCAGACCCCGTAATTAACTAAAAATAATGAGATACTATTTCATggtatcatagaatcacagaattgtagagttggaggggaccctgaggataatctaatccaaccccctccaatacaggaatatgcagctgtcccatacagagatCAAACCTGTAACAcgggcattatcagcaccatgctccaacaAAAATATCAGGGTTTTTTAAGTGTTTgcacttatgtagccaaaacattaCCCCAATAGTATCAACAGGCTAGAGTTAGTCCTAAGGTCTGCAACAGACTGGAAAAGGGAGCATGGAGGAAGAGAcatataaaatgtaaagaaaactaTCTGGTTCACACTAAGAATATATTCTTAATGCCCCCAGGACAGAAGTGAGATAGCAGAAATGTTAATTTAGCTGTGATGGGGGACATTGTGAAGGGCCTGCCAGCGTGTCTATTTAACAGATCTTACAGGTATATCAATGAGAAGGGTTGCAAATCTCAAGGCCCAAGCAGGTTCATGTGGGTGCAGGTGGTCCTTGAAATCACTTTGCTTCAAACCATTTACTGTACATCTTTAGAAGTTAGCAGCAGCACCCAGAAGCATACAGGCAACCAACTAGTACAATACTGGTGTACCATGTTCTGACCACCTGACAAGTCTCTAGATAGTTGCATCCTGTGTTAGTTGAAATTTCAAAACTGCCTACAAAGGCAGTGCATATGCAGTGCATTTTGAGTCCTCCAACTTCATTACAGGAGACATATGACTGGTATCCTTCAGTGCATGCATGTCTTACCATTTGAAAATGTACCTCCTATTATTAGCCAATATTCCCTTTCCATTTTCACACCCTTTAGGTGAAGCGAACTTTGTTatcccagttacagataggtagctgtgttggtctgccatagtcaaaacaaaaaaattccttccagtagcaccttaaagaccaactaagttagttcttggtatgagcttttgtgtgcatgcacacttcttcagatacacatgtatCACATGAATACATGTATACACATgtattcttcagatacacatgtgtatctgaagaagtgtgcgtgcacacgaaagctcataccaagaactaacttagttggtctttaaggtgctactggaaggaatttttttgttttgttatcccAGCAAGCTTTCCTTGGCATAGGATCCGCACCTGTCCATTCCACCCAGTTCAGAGTGGGGTCCTTTCAAAGCTCTTCGAACTCTTCTTGGGATTTCATTGTGCTCTGGATAATCTGCCGCCACCTGCAAACTCATTACTGGTAGGTAACTTGTGAGCTGCTGCTTCGGAAGCTCTCATTGGCTGAAGAGCGGGATAAAAGTGTTTTGAAGGAACAGACAGGAATAAACTGCCTCGCTACTCATccctgtgcatgcacaagcagcgGAGCTCCCATTCCAAGCTCCTCCGAGGAGGAGGCTCCGCTCGCTGCACACACTTGCCTCTATTGTGGCAACCGCCTGGCTGCTCCATACCTTTCGCTCCCTGCCTCGGAAGCACAAGGAGAGAGAGCTCTGCAAAAGTCGCACCGGGGACGCGGCGGGCGGAGCCCCCCCCGCAGGTACtacctggcgccccccccccgccgcagcCCCAGACAAAGCCCCCGCCGAAGAGGGCCGACAGCAAGCGGAGGGGAAAAGGCCCGCCGGACCCAGAACTTGTTGCTCCACACAGAGAACTAGCGCCTTAACTTCGACAACAACTCGCTCggcgcccaccccccaccccgcccattGTTTCCCCGCCGCCCTCCAGGAATCCCAGcgccggggaggggggggtctgaggtgttggggggggcaaagggggtctctctcttttcttctcacCTCTCTCGCCCCCTCGCCGAGGGGCCGGGAGACCACCCAAGCAGGTCTCCCTCAGAGGAGCCAGCTCTCGCCCCGACTCCGTTGCCAGGGTGATGCCCGCCGGGCCCGCCTTGACTACGGCCCCGTCGGCCACTGGCCGAGGCGGGCTGTCAATCACGGGGCCCTCGGCCGGCCCGACGAGCTGGCGTGGCGGGAGGCGGCAGTTTTCgagagactacaactcccaccatgcccctccccgcccgcccgcccgccgctcgGAGGCCCCGACGCGTGAGGCCTGGTGGGAAGTTCAGGCTTGCCCCGAGTTTGGAGAGAAAAGGCGGAATAACGCGCTTGGCTCGcgcgcatccccccccccccgacaaagcTCCTCAATAAAACGAGCTCTGGAAACAGCCCCTTTTGACGTATGTGCGTCGAAAAGAATGGCAGGAATCGCCACATCGCACACATTTATTCTCAGACCGAGGGTTAATTTTGTCGTTGCGTTTTAGTTTTGAAAGACTGCACAAAACTACTCCGAAGAGAAGTGCCTAGTCAGCAGGTTAGGCCAAGGCCCCCATCTCCTCCAGCATCCTCGTCTCACAGAGGCccgtgggaagcccataagcagacaCGGGGTGCAACCACCATGGTCTCCTGCGTCTCCCAGAAACCGGCATTCAGAGGCACCAAGGGCAGTGAAGGCAGAACCACTGTGGCTAGTGGCCCAACAGCCTTGTCCTCCCtggatttgtctgatcctctcttaggccatccaagttggtggccattgcttcGTCTCATGAGAGCAAATGCCAGTTTTATGAGCCATTGATCAGCCTTAACAGTCCACTTTATTGAATGACCCCAAGTTCTAGTACCATGCAACAGGAaacatttctctgtccactttctccataacAGGCAACTGCCCACTTGTGCACATTTGGCATGCATGCGACCCCTGACACACCTCAAGTGGGATGGGGCGGGCTTACATGCGTCCTGATGTGCACGGTGCctcagaaccatagctgtcaacgtttcccttttttaaaagggaaattcccttattccaaataggattcctcgcaaggaaaagttggcagctatgctcaGAACTCTACCCCTGCATAAAAGGGGCCTTTAAAGTATCGTGCATGCTTCTTACCTTTCACCTTAATTAAAAAGctacaaatgttgcaacctttcctcaaaggGCAGTTGCACCATCCCCTTGGTCATCTTGGGAGTTTTCCCCACTCTACAATATTATTTTTGAGGTAAAGCAGTGTGGTCACACCATAGAGTTCAGCATTTAGGACagtcatttttattttcagtcccATTCCTAAAGattcctagcatggaatttgcctttttcacattTGCCTCATCCTGGGccaacatcttcatcaagctatcaATGCTTTGGAgtacaagcctgggcagcgtgtctggaggtcctgggcttcccaggcaacaagacctccctcttcacctcgctgatgtggtccaaaggaaagcaagagCAATACGTTTGGAACCAGTTTGGCTGAAGTTGTCTGAAGGAGGTGTACATGGTGCcccccaactgccttagggactccactccggatttgtgtaggatttactccctagccttttcttctccagaagaagTCCCACAAGTCAGCGTGTCCAGATTTTTCCTCGgtgtttactcccaaagcctttcccaCTCATAAGTGTAGCTGCAAGGCATCAGGGGTTTAGGATCAAAGTCTTCCTTCTCTTAAAGCTACTCACTACAATCTCAATATTCAGTTCTGTTCAGCACATATATGTGcatttaggggtttttttggggggaagggttcCCCCTcagtgcatcactttacacttgcttatGTTGAACCgtgtttgccattttactgcccattcaatTTGGAGAAATCCTTTGGGGCTTCTACCTGTTTTTGGTATTGTAGACCTGATTGCTTCACTGCTCGCCTCTAACTTTTGATCCTTTATGAATAATGAGCGAAAGCCAGTGATGGAGGCGAGGCAGCAAGCGGGGTGCTCCTTGCAAGGGCAGGTTTCCCAGGGGCAGTCGATCGCGACGTCGatctttcttcccccctccccctattcCTGATCCCTTCTTCGCTggcggggaggagaaggaggaggtggcgcCCGTTTGGGGCTCGACCCAGGTGCCCCAACGCCACCAGCCCTCCGGCCGCCTCCCTCCGGCGCGCTCCCCTTTCTTCTCCCGGCTCGCCTCCGCCCCGCCTGCTCCCACTCGCAGCAGCAGTGACCCAATAAAGCTATTTTGAAAGTGACCCCCGCAGCAGCTCAGCCCAGCCGGCAGCAGCTGTCGGAAATCATGACTGAAGATGACGGATTCCGCGGTGGTGGTGGAGGGCCCGCTCAAGTGGAGAGACGGCAAAAAGGTCCCCGGCGCGAAGCTCCCCCGGCCCGCCTTTTCTGCCTGGGGGGTCGGGCGGGGGGTCGGGGGGCTGCCGGAGGGGCTGGGCGCGGGAGAGGGGCGAGGGAAGGCGCGCCACCAACGGCatgtctctctttctgtctccgcAGTGGAAGAACCGATGGGCGGTGCTGCGCAAACCTTCGCCGGTGGCGGGTGAGTCCGGGAGCGGCTGAGGGGGAGCCGGGGGGGTGCAAAGGGGCTTTTCGctctttgctttccccccttccgCGGGCTCGCCGGGAGAGCGAGGGGACCCCGTGCGCCTTGGGCGAGGGAGGGCGGCTGGCGCCGCGGCGCCCGGAGCAGAAGGGAAGGAGGCGAGGAGCGCGCTCTCCCCAGCGCCTCGCTGCCCTTGTCCGTCTCGCGgctcttccttttcccttcctgttCTGGTGGCCGGAGGGCGCGCTAATTATAGAAAGAGGATATGGAAGGGGCCTGGAAGCCTGCGCGGATCACTTGATCCTCCTCTCTATAAAACCAAATCTTGGATTCAGTTTCGAACCATTTCTATATTAAGAAGGCCAGGCTATGGGGCCGGGTCCTCTCAGTCTGGTCTGCTGGTGTATATTAAACACAAGCTGCGGggcataatataaataaataaacacagcgTAATATAAGATTATCCCGCTCTTAGTTTTTTTCTGATGAAACCGTCTACAGTATAGGCTAGCTGCCTTTCAAAAGACCCACACCTTTCAATTAACTAATTCCACTTGCATTCTTTTCTAGCTAATTACATGCTGCCTCCATTTGTCTCTGTTCTTCAGCCTTTCCTCCCCAGTGACAATTGCCTCTTCTCTATGTATTCCCATACCATTCTTCCCATAAGAAATGGCTGTGATAATGAATGGATAGGCAGagctttctttttaatgcatgtaTTATATTGGGTTTTTGAATATTAAAATTAACTTATATTGGATTGAAATTCATACTGcaataaatactgaaatacactTGCCTTCCCCCTGTTGGTAATCTTGCATGGATATGTAAAAAGTACAGTTTCAAGAAAAGTTCATAATTCTTGagagatgttttatttattgccatAAATTAATCTTACTCATGTTGAATGGATaacaaaaaattaaacaaactTTCTTAGGTAAAATGTGTTATTCCAGCAACCTCTTTGGAGACCTCTCAGAATAATTTACATTTTTGGAACAATAGGTATCATAAATGGAATTATATATCACATAGCTTTTATCTGCTCTTTGATTAGaggttatctatctatctatctatctatctatctatctatctatgagagacatttttgtatgtgctgtaacatttttaaaaaatgcatcaagAGCTTTATGTCACATAAAAAGTGTGTGCCAATAGGTtctcaatattaaaaataaaaagtaaaagtgGAGGAAagcacccccctaaaaaaatgacCTGTAACTGATCTTCATGGTTACCCTGTTCTAGTAAGGTGGACATGCTCTAGACATTTCAGGGTAATCCTCCCACCCTTGTTGCATCCGAATGAGATAAGGCCGGCTTGAACTTTGACTCCTCTGCTGGAGAGGAGATCCCAGTCTCCAGAAATGCCCTGCCTTACATCTCAAAAGCAGGATCTGTGCTCTTCTTTTTATGCTCTCTTTTATTTTAATGACACATCTTCAACaagggcttaggtttttttctttttaaaagtatgaTACAGGTGAAGATAGGTGAGCTCTATGGGGGCTGAGTCTTTTCTGCCATCCGTTTCTGGCTTGtgatggggagggagaagcagagtCTAGATAAGCCAGATGCTACATCGTTTTGCAGCAATTCTTGtacttctccccaccctgccattTATTCAAAGGAGTCAGTTGGGGCTTGCT
Coding sequences:
- the RGS12 gene encoding regulator of G-protein signaling 12 isoform X4 — its product is MYRPGEKVKRRMRMHGPSIRSVEVARGRAGYGFTLSGQAPCVLSCVLKGSPADYVGLKAGDKIFAINEINVKKASHEDVVKLIGKCSGVLHMVIAEGVGHADSGSSDEEVGFCDGKGWLKPKPDSKGLGINRAEKVVEEMQSGGIFNMIFENPNISAGNLQTTTRKQMLVHETAPVKLEVGPENNNPDIPCNEELPKALNDDSVFRIGVENQEYFGLDASILNVAMVVGYLGSIELPSSSSNLEYDSLQAIRGCMRRLRAEQKIHSLVIMKIMHDSIQLCSNKSGVIAEYPAEKLAFSAVCPDDRRFFGLVTMQTIDDGSLAQEDEAVLRTSCHVFMVDPELFHHKIHQGIARRFGLECTADPDTNGCLEFPVSSLPVLQFVSVLYRDMGELIEGVRARAFLDGDADGQQNNSMSSNSDSGIGNFNQEEKSNRVLVVELGANSSKHVLNSAQDSAVGRSQAISHWAFGHEQEGNSALEAMFQNDKSQNVSKFLAPSARTEVPLVPPQSSVASCKKNSVNISDQRWLPVHVLKDWQHGCVSDQESYTDSTDGWSSVNCGTLPPPMSKIPADRYRVNGSFGQPHLMSQNNELTKKGFPIQNTFDSQHNVRKAKEDKKCTKFGPTSGLGQLPQRSSARRSFGRTKRFSITRSLDDLECAAVSDGELNNTDLKDCVSDNSLSSNASLPSVQSCRRHRERRVASWAVSFERLLQDPVGVRYFSEFLRKEFSEENILFWQACEYFNHISAHDKKELSFRAREIFNKFLCSKATTPVNIDSQAQLADDVLNAPHPDMFKNQQLQIFNLMKFDSYTRFLKSPLYQDCILAEVEGRPVPDPQYAPSSPTSKHSFGSERSTPKKLSGKSKSGRSLNEELGEEDLERKKKGTFFSWSRSKSLGRSQKKKENGDYPKDCCTDSSHANGLSYRHESQDSLSSSASLEMFDSYRASATEKEKTSKCCHINLPDGSSYTMTVKAGFSIKEMLSGFCEKQGINIAAVDLFLIGGDKPLVLHQDSSILDSRALRLEKRTLFRLDLIPINRSVGLKAKPTKPVTEVLRPVVAKYGLNLNNLVARLNGEQEPLDLGVPISNLDGQRVILDERQPKKGKDQGKGAPLKHSTAITPNARYQAPTSFLNLYQKCKVTEQMTSEGC